One genomic segment of Erpetoichthys calabaricus chromosome 7, fErpCal1.3, whole genome shotgun sequence includes these proteins:
- the LOC114655172 gene encoding leucine-rich repeat-containing protein 72, with protein sequence MLGMQSLSFAYQNLEEIPYTSILLHRDTLEVLDLSNNSLQESPSLLGSLDKLSTLILDCNIFTSHVKFPYMPSMTTVYINKNRIRNLPIFVEEVKKKFPNIRMLSMMNNEAAPSYFNGGTLKQYVDYRQYVISQIPGLQVLDDHKVLENERMEAAKVYRYHKSVKSQKRKGTTT encoded by the exons ATGTTAGGCATGCAAAGCCTTTCCTTCGCCTACCAGAACCTTGAGGAGATCCCATACACCAGCATTCTCCTACACAGAGACACCCTGGAAGTACTGGACCTGAGTAACAACAGCCTGCAGGA AAGCCCATCTTTGCTGGGGTCTCTGGATAAACTCAGCACCCTCATTCTGGACTGCAACATCTTCACATCTCATGTAAAGTTTCCATATATGCCAAGCATGACCACAGTGTACATCAACAAGAATCGCATACGAAACCTGCCAATATTTGTGGAAGAGGTCAAGAAAAAATTCCCAAACATCAG aATGCTCAGCATGATGAATAATGAAGCCGCACCGAGCTATTTTAATGGCGGCACGCTGAAGCAGTATGTAGATTACAG GCAATATGTGATAAGCCAGATCCCAGGTTTGCAAGTCCTTGATGACCACAAAGTACTGGAAAATGAGCGCATGGAAGCAGCCAAAGTATACAGATATCATAAATCTGTAAAGTCCCAGAAAAGAAAAGGCACAACTACCTGA